A single region of the Corallococcus silvisoli genome encodes:
- the adh gene encoding aldehyde dehydrogenase, with product MSKVYEAPGQKGSKVEYKSRYGNYIGGEFVPPVKGQYFENISPVTGRPFCEIPRSTAEDIEKALDAAHKAKDAWGRTAAGERANILLKIADRMEQNLEMLAVSETWDNGKPVRETLAADLPLAIDHFRYFAGCIRAQEGSLSQLDDNTVAYHFTEPLGVVGQIIPWNFPLLMAAWKLAPALAAGNCVVLKPAEQTPVTILKFAELVGDLLPPGVLNIVNGFGIEAGKPLASNKRISKIAFTGETTTGRLIMQYASENIIPVTLELGGKSPNIFFEDVFAKDDDFAQKVLEGFAMFALNQGEVCTCPSRSLVAERIYDDFMHKAVERTKRIIQGNPLDVSTQIGAQASNDQLEKILSYLDIGKKEGAKVLTGGGRKSLSGALSEGFYVEPTIFEGHNKMRVFQEEIFGPVVAVAKFKDAADALAQANDTLYGLGAGVWTRDNSTAYRMGRGIQAGRVWVNCYHLYPAHAAFGGYKQSGIGRETHKMMLNHYQQTKNMLVSYDPKPMGFF from the coding sequence ATGTCGAAGGTCTATGAAGCGCCGGGTCAGAAGGGCAGCAAGGTCGAATACAAGAGCCGCTATGGCAACTACATCGGCGGTGAGTTCGTCCCGCCCGTGAAGGGCCAGTACTTCGAGAACATCAGCCCCGTCACCGGCCGCCCCTTCTGTGAAATCCCCCGCTCCACCGCGGAGGACATCGAGAAGGCCCTGGATGCCGCGCACAAGGCCAAGGACGCGTGGGGCCGCACCGCCGCGGGCGAGCGCGCCAACATCCTGCTGAAGATCGCCGACCGCATGGAGCAGAACCTGGAGATGCTCGCCGTCTCCGAGACGTGGGACAACGGCAAGCCCGTCCGCGAGACGCTCGCCGCGGACCTCCCGCTCGCCATCGACCACTTCCGCTACTTCGCCGGCTGCATCCGCGCCCAGGAAGGCTCCCTCAGCCAGCTGGACGACAACACCGTCGCCTACCACTTCACCGAGCCGCTGGGCGTCGTCGGGCAGATCATCCCCTGGAACTTCCCGCTGCTCATGGCCGCGTGGAAGCTGGCCCCCGCGCTCGCCGCCGGCAACTGCGTCGTCCTCAAGCCCGCGGAGCAGACCCCCGTCACCATCCTCAAGTTCGCGGAGCTGGTGGGCGACCTGCTCCCCCCCGGCGTGCTCAACATCGTGAATGGCTTCGGCATCGAGGCCGGCAAGCCGCTCGCCAGCAACAAGCGCATCTCGAAGATCGCCTTCACGGGTGAGACGACCACCGGCCGCCTCATCATGCAGTACGCCTCCGAGAACATCATCCCCGTCACCCTGGAGCTGGGCGGCAAGTCCCCCAACATCTTCTTCGAGGACGTCTTCGCCAAGGACGACGACTTCGCCCAGAAGGTGCTGGAGGGCTTCGCCATGTTCGCCCTCAACCAGGGCGAGGTGTGCACCTGCCCGTCCCGCTCGCTCGTCGCCGAGCGCATCTACGACGACTTCATGCACAAGGCCGTGGAGCGCACGAAGCGCATCATCCAGGGCAACCCGCTGGATGTCTCCACGCAGATTGGCGCGCAGGCCTCCAATGATCAGCTGGAGAAGATCCTCTCCTACCTGGACATCGGCAAGAAGGAGGGCGCCAAGGTGCTGACCGGCGGCGGCCGCAAGTCCTTGTCCGGCGCGCTGTCGGAGGGCTTCTACGTGGAGCCCACCATCTTCGAAGGCCACAACAAGATGCGCGTGTTCCAGGAGGAGATCTTCGGCCCCGTCGTCGCGGTGGCGAAGTTCAAGGACGCCGCGGACGCGCTCGCGCAGGCCAATGACACCCTCTACGGCCTGGGCGCCGGCGTGTGGACGCGCGACAACAGCACCGCCTACCGCATGGGCCGCGGCATCCAGGCGGGCCGCGTCTGGGTGAACTGCTACCACCTCTACCCCGCGCACGCGGCGTTCGGCGGCTACAAGCAGTCCGGCATCGGCCGCGAGACGCACAAGATGATGCTCAATCACTACCAGCAGACGAAGAACATGCTCGTCAGCTACGACCCGAAGCCCATGGGCTTCTTCTAG
- a CDS encoding CRISPR-associated endonuclease Cas3'' — MPPLLCLGGILSDDANRTSADLSAWAHVDARGRPHLLEEHLEQVGELAGRFARRFQSEGFARLAGRWHDLGKYTVAFQNLIRRENGLEAHLEQEGPVGPRDHSTAGALHAREVLGGELGTPLAFVIAGHHAGLANAEALADRLQQEPRQRLYAQVLSRPVPEALLRAEGTLVLPEFLATRPSSPRELKVWRRRMEVWTRMLFSALCDADFLDTEAFFNAERAALRGESPAIPVLRDRLSRHLEALGERVRAQGPLSEVNRVRAEVLEACLAKAEERPGVFSLTVPTGGGKTLASMAFALEHAARHGLERVVVAIPFTSIIEQNAAVYAEALGGDAVLEHHSGGDPERETARNRVAAENWDRPVVVTTTAQLFDSLFANRPGACRKLHRLAGSVIVLDEAQTLPPGLLAPILDVLRTLVSDHGASVVICTATQPALGQRPGLAEGFEQVREILPDPREAFRRLRRVRVRWPAEDEPWTPERLAEDLAGESSVLAIVHRRDDARRTCEALDARLGDKRTIHLSALMCPAHRSDVLEKVRVRRVRGESVRLVATQLVEAGVDLDFPVVYRALGGLDALAQAAGRCNREGRLDRLGELRVFLSSTEPPPGVPSTALGVTRELLGANPELELFEPSTFAAYFKRLYGSKSLDAKGIQEQRERLRFRETAERFQLIEDGWSAPLVVPYGESSAWVAELEREGPSRDRLRWLQRYTVNVSRRQRDDWLARGCARWVAETVVVLGEGLGAAYSKRLGLVPERVGTWSPTALLVDG, encoded by the coding sequence TTGCCGCCTCTCCTTTGCCTGGGGGGCATCCTGTCCGACGACGCCAATCGCACATCCGCGGACCTGAGCGCATGGGCGCACGTGGATGCGCGGGGTCGGCCGCACCTGCTCGAGGAGCACCTGGAGCAGGTAGGGGAGCTGGCGGGGCGGTTCGCGCGGAGGTTCCAGTCAGAAGGCTTCGCGCGGCTGGCGGGGCGATGGCACGACCTGGGGAAGTACACGGTCGCGTTCCAGAACCTCATCCGGCGGGAGAACGGGCTGGAGGCCCACCTGGAGCAGGAGGGGCCGGTGGGGCCCCGGGACCACTCCACGGCGGGGGCGCTGCATGCCAGGGAGGTGCTGGGCGGGGAGCTGGGCACACCGCTGGCATTCGTCATCGCTGGCCATCATGCGGGGCTGGCGAACGCGGAGGCGCTGGCGGACCGGCTCCAGCAGGAGCCTCGGCAGCGGCTGTATGCACAGGTGCTGTCGCGGCCGGTGCCGGAAGCGTTGCTGCGCGCGGAGGGGACGCTCGTGCTGCCGGAGTTCCTGGCCACGCGCCCGTCGTCACCTCGTGAGCTCAAGGTCTGGCGCCGGCGGATGGAGGTCTGGACGCGGATGCTGTTCTCCGCGCTCTGTGACGCGGACTTCCTGGACACGGAGGCGTTCTTCAATGCCGAGCGCGCGGCGCTGCGCGGGGAGTCCCCTGCCATCCCGGTGCTGCGTGACAGGCTTTCGCGGCACCTGGAGGCGTTGGGGGAGCGCGTCCGGGCGCAGGGGCCGTTGTCGGAGGTGAACCGCGTTCGCGCGGAGGTGCTGGAGGCGTGTCTGGCGAAGGCGGAGGAGCGCCCGGGCGTCTTCAGCCTCACGGTGCCCACGGGGGGAGGCAAGACGCTGGCGTCGATGGCCTTCGCGTTGGAGCACGCGGCGAGGCACGGGTTGGAGCGCGTGGTGGTGGCCATCCCGTTCACCTCCATCATCGAGCAGAACGCGGCGGTGTACGCGGAGGCGCTGGGTGGGGACGCGGTGCTGGAGCACCACTCGGGGGGAGACCCGGAGCGGGAGACGGCGCGCAACCGGGTGGCGGCGGAGAACTGGGACCGGCCCGTCGTGGTGACGACCACGGCGCAGCTCTTCGACAGCCTGTTCGCGAACCGGCCGGGGGCTTGTCGGAAGCTGCATCGGCTCGCGGGCAGCGTCATCGTGCTGGACGAGGCGCAGACGCTGCCGCCGGGGCTGCTCGCGCCCATCCTGGATGTGCTGCGCACGTTGGTGTCCGACCACGGGGCGTCGGTGGTCATCTGCACGGCCACGCAGCCGGCGCTGGGACAGCGGCCGGGGTTGGCGGAGGGCTTCGAGCAGGTGCGGGAGATCCTTCCGGATCCGCGTGAAGCCTTTCGGCGTCTTCGCCGTGTACGCGTGCGCTGGCCCGCGGAGGATGAGCCCTGGACACCGGAACGGCTCGCGGAGGACCTGGCCGGGGAGTCGAGCGTCCTGGCCATCGTGCACCGTCGCGACGATGCGCGGAGGACGTGCGAGGCATTGGACGCGCGGCTGGGGGACAAGCGAACGATTCACCTGTCCGCGCTCATGTGTCCGGCGCATCGGAGCGACGTGCTGGAGAAGGTGCGAGTCCGGCGCGTGCGAGGGGAGTCCGTGCGGCTGGTGGCCACGCAGCTCGTCGAGGCGGGCGTGGATCTGGACTTCCCGGTGGTCTACCGCGCGCTGGGGGGACTGGATGCGCTGGCGCAGGCGGCGGGCCGGTGCAATCGCGAGGGGCGGCTCGACAGGTTGGGGGAGCTGCGGGTGTTTCTGTCGTCCACGGAGCCGCCGCCCGGGGTGCCGTCCACGGCGCTGGGGGTGACGCGTGAGCTGCTGGGGGCGAACCCGGAGCTGGAGCTGTTCGAGCCTTCGACGTTCGCGGCCTACTTCAAGCGCCTCTACGGGTCGAAGTCCCTGGATGCGAAGGGAATACAAGAGCAGCGAGAGCGATTGCGTTTCCGGGAGACGGCGGAGCGTTTCCAGCTCATCGAGGACGGCTGGTCCGCGCCGCTGGTCGTGCCCTACGGAGAGTCCTCCGCGTGGGTGGCGGAGCTGGAGCGCGAAGGGCCTTCGAGGGACCGGCTGCGCTGGCTGCAACGCTACACGGTGAATGTCTCCCGGCGGCAGCGCGACGACTGGCTCGCGCGAGGGTGCGCGCGCTGGGTGGCGGAGACGGTGGTGGTGCTGGGGGAGGGGTTGGGGGCCGCCTACAGCAAGCGGCTGGGATTGGTTCCCGAGCGAGTGGGGACGTGGAGTCCCACGGCGCTGCTGGTGGATGGATGA
- the cas5c gene encoding type I-C CRISPR-associated protein Cas5c, translating to MKAQSGRVFRLRARGPVACFSRPEMKVERVSYEVMTPSAARGLLEAVLWKPAIRWQVHEITVLAPIAWTSFRRNEVKQRMSEGVTFFADDSDRRAQRNTVALRDVDYVVSASFHLTEKAGPEDSVRKFEEMFERRLEKGQTFQAPYLGCREFVAAVEPAPEQVRPIEPELDRSLGWMFYDFDYRGEETVPLFFEARLERGRMKVPTLEQVLKAQVGAGEERR from the coding sequence ATGAAAGCGCAGTCAGGCCGTGTCTTCCGGCTCCGGGCCCGGGGGCCGGTGGCGTGCTTCAGCAGGCCGGAGATGAAGGTAGAGCGGGTGAGCTACGAGGTGATGACGCCCTCCGCGGCGCGCGGCCTGTTGGAGGCCGTGCTGTGGAAGCCGGCCATCCGCTGGCAGGTGCATGAGATCACGGTGCTGGCGCCCATCGCGTGGACCAGCTTCCGCCGCAATGAGGTGAAGCAGCGCATGTCGGAAGGGGTGACGTTCTTCGCGGACGACTCGGACCGGAGGGCGCAGCGGAACACCGTGGCGCTGAGGGACGTGGACTACGTGGTGTCCGCGTCGTTCCATCTGACGGAGAAGGCCGGGCCGGAAGACTCAGTGCGCAAGTTCGAGGAGATGTTCGAGCGGCGTCTGGAGAAGGGGCAGACCTTCCAGGCGCCGTATCTCGGCTGCCGGGAGTTCGTCGCCGCGGTGGAGCCCGCACCGGAGCAGGTGCGGCCCATCGAGCCGGAGTTGGACCGGTCACTGGGCTGGATGTTCTACGACTTCGACTATCGCGGGGAGGAGACGGTGCCCCTCTTCTTCGAGGCGCGTCTTGAGAGAGGGCGGATGAAGGTGCCGACCTTGGAGCAGGTGCTCAAGGCCCAGGTTGGAGCGGGGGAGGAGCGCCGATGA